The following is a genomic window from Salmo salar chromosome ssa23, Ssal_v3.1, whole genome shotgun sequence.
AGAGCAGAAGCACAATGattaaaaataactaaataaaaagGAAAGCTCGAGAGAAGAAAGCAGACTGGCAGCGCCAGGACCAGATGTAGAAGTGACTAAAAGCACTGATGCCGTTTCTATGACGGTGGTCTCTCCCAGTGTCTTGACTGGTCCTGTGTCAAGTCGCTACCAGACGGTTCTATCCTGTGAAGTCGCTACCAGACGGTCCTATCCTGTGAAGTCGCTACCAGACGGTCCTATCCTGTGAAGTCGCTACCAGACGGTCCTATCCTGTGAAGTCGCTACCAGACGGTCCTATCCTGTGAAGTCGCTACCAGACGGTCCTATCCTGTGAAGTCGCTACCAGACGGTTCTATCCTGTGAAGTCGCTACCAGACGGTTCTATCCTGTGAAGTCGCTACCAGACGGTTCTATCCTGTGAAGTCGCTACCAGACGGTTCTATCCTGTGAAGTCGCTACCAGACGGTTCTATCCTGTGAAGTCGCTACCAGACGGTCCTATCCTGTGAAGTCGCTACCAGACGGTTCTATCCTGTGAAGTCGCTACCAGACGGTTCTATCCTGTGAAGTCGCTACCAGACGGTTCTATCCTGTGAAGTCGCTACCAGACGGTTCTATCCTGTGAAGTCGCTACCAGACGGTTCTATCCTGTGAAGTCGCTACCAGACGGTTCTATCCTGTGAAGTCGCTACCAGACGGTTCTATCCTGTGAAGTCGCTACCAGACGGTCCTATCCTGTGAAGTCGCTACCAGACGGTCCTATCCTGTGAAGTCGCTACCAGACGGTCCTATCCTGTGAAGTCGCTACCAGACGGTCCTATCCTGTGAAGTCGCTACCAGACGGTTCTATCCTGTGAAGTCGCTACCAGACGGTCCTATCCTGTGAAGTCGCTACCAGACGGTTCTATCCTGTGAAGTCGCTACCAGACGGTTCTATCCTGTGAAGTCGCTACCAGACGGTCCTATCCTGTGAAGTCGCTACCAGACGGTCCTATCCTGTGAAGTCGCTACCAGACGGTCCTATCCTGTGAAGTCGCTACCAGACGGTCCTATCCTGTGAAGTCGCTACCAGACGGTCCTATCCTGTGAAGTCGCTACCAGACGGTCCTATCCTGTGAAGTCGCTACCAGACGGTCCTATCCTGTGAAGTCGCTACCAGACGGTCCTATCCTGTGAAGTCGCTACCAGACGGTCCTATCCTGTGAAGTCGCTACCAGACGGTCCTATCCTGTGAAGTCGCTACCAGACGGTCCTATCCTGTGAAGTCGCTACCAGACGGTCCTATCCTGTGAAGTCGCTACCAGACGGTTCTATCCTGTGAAGTCGCTACCAGACGGTTCTATCCTGTGAAGTCGCTACCAGACGGTCCTATCCTGTGAAGTCGCTACCAGACGGTTCTATCCTGTGAAGTCGCTACCAGACGGTCCTATCCTGTGAAGTCGCTACCAGACGGTCCTATCCTGTGAAGTCGCTACCAGACGGTTCTATCCTGTGAAGTCGCTACCAGACGGTTCTATCCTGTGAAGTCGCTACCAGACGGTTCTATCCTGTGAAGTCGCTACCAGACGGTTCTATCCTGTGAAGTCGTTACCTGATGGTTGTCTCCCTGGAGGAATGAGAAGAAGTTGAGGTCCAGGTCGTTgggggtgtggtagtagtggcTGTAGTCCTgtatgaggggaggaggaggtgggatatAGCTGGTCTCAACGGGAGGCATGCTGGGAGCTCTGGCCACCGGAGATACCTGGCTGTGGAGGTTCAACACGCTGTAGGGAGAAGACGATGATGATGAAGATTACGTATTGAACAAAAAAAACGTCCAACAGGAAATTAGAGTTCTCAAATTCATCCCAACTCCTCgaaaacacacatatacaggtTCTAAAAAACGGGGCCACAGTTCAAGGGGTTAGCAGGACATGACATCAGAGGTGACGTACCCTTTGCTGATAGGCGGTGAGGCGGGGGACAAGGAGGAGGGACAGGATCTCTTGAGAGGAGGCTCATCGTCCAGATCGTCGTCTGACGAGCTGTCCAGAGTCAGATCAATCACCACCACCTTATTGGTACTGCCGTGGGATGAGCCGTTCCTGTGGGGCTCCGATTCTACTGTCCGACACGACTCTACAAGAGGGTGAATCCTTGTATCAAACCATCTTAGAATAACACAAAAGActgtgtgcatgcattgagtaCTACTAAACCTCACGTGGTTTGAAACTAGGGCAGTGGGGGGGGGTCCTCAAGCTTGTTTTTCGTGGAGAACCAACCAGTACTGAATTTAGACTATCCCAGAGCTAGCACAACCtgaatcatcaagccctcaactaGGTGAATCAGGTGACCTCATTAGGACATTATTGTGAACGATCTGGGAGgtgtgtgtccccccccccccccagaggtgGTGGTTTGGGAACTACTGCCCACTACAGGATTAAGTTGGTCACGTACCATCATCGCCGTTGAATGAAGCGGATACCTCTGTGATCTCCTTCTTTAATCTCATGGGATACCAGTTGCCGTCCTCTTTAAACTGGATCTCATCACAGTCCTCACAGCTGTTTAGGATCTCCATGAACAAccttcagacagagacagacagacagagagagacagacagacagagagagacagacagacagagagagacagacaggggggttAGAAATAGTGTGTGCTACTGTAATGCTATGCATTGGATGATAGAATTAAGACATGTGTTTGTAGTTTTCCCCtgtcagagagacggagagagacgaagagagagagatggagagagagagagacggagagagagagagacggagagagagacggagagagagagagacgagagagagagagagagagagacggagagagagagagagacggggagagagagagagagacggggagagagagagagacggagagagagagagagacggggagagagagacggggagagagagagagagacggagagagagagacggggagagagagagagagacggagagagagagacggagagagagagagagacggagagagagagagagacggagagagagagagagacggagagagagagagagacggagagagagagagagacggagagagagacggagagagagagagacggagagagagagggagagagagagagacggagagagagagggagagagagagagacggagagagagagagacggagagagagaggagagagagagagagagagagagcgagacggagagagagagagagcgagacggagagagagagagagcgagacggggagagcgagacggggagagcgagacggggagagagcgagacggggagagagcgagacggggagagagcgagacggggagAGAGCGACACGGGGAGAGAGCGACACGGGGAGAGAGCGACACGGGGAGAGAGCGACACGGGGAGAGAGCGACACGGGGAGAGAgcgacacggggagagagagagacggggagagagagagacggggagagagagacgggggaaagTGAGACCGAGCGGACCGAGAGATAGTTCCACGAAAAGAGTGCCTTTTGGgtccctttgatatttttttTGTAGAACTTAGGCACAAATCTTTAATTTTAAAAAGCCTGTTAATATTAAATTAAGTGCCCTTTATTAATGAACACATGGAGAACTCAATAAATATGCTTTTGTAATATGAATAAAGTCTTGTTAAAAGTGCCAAAATGATGTATTTTGACATGAACCTTGTGtaagatgtttatttatttaatgtgattgattagtgattcatttacatatgtccctcattttaaaggtcaaccccattacgtgaactgaactctaaTTGTATTATTGTGCCACTATTCCTTTAAAAAAAGATTtatttcaaaagaaacattgaacatattaaagccttgttcacattggACGTTTGAAGTGACTCAGATCCTATTGATTTGCATATCTCATTTGAAATCAGTTGTTTTTCCagcagtctgaacagccaaaaaggACATGGAATAGGATATTTCCGGCCACATTTCAAACCACATTCGCAGGTGGTTTAAAAATCtgatacaaatctgattcctggccatgtgaCTTGTGTCTGAACGGTCAAATCTGATGTAAGTTGTTTTTAGACGGTTATTTGGCATATTGTTTGCCAGCtgctctgttgacagtttgacaagaacatgttCTAGCTAACTAGCGTCTTAATTGTTAACAAACAAATTAGTGGACGTGGTAGAAAACTAaacagctatctagctagctagttgactggtgtggctacctagctaattgACTGCTGCGGCTAGAAAACTAaacagctatctagctagctagttgactggtgtggctacctagctaattgACTGCTGCGGCTAGAAAACTAAAcatctacctagctagctagttgactggtgtggctacctagctagctagttgactggtgTGGCTAGAAAACTAAAcatctacctagctagctagttgactggtgtggctacctagctagctagttgactggtgtggctacctagctagctagttgactggtgtggctacctagctagctagttgactggtgtggctacctagctagctagttgactggtgtggctacctagctagctagttgactggtgtggctacctagctagctagttgactggtgtggctacctagctagctagttgactggtgtggctacctagctagttgactgctgcgGCTAGAAAAcgaaacagctagctagctagttgactgctgtagagagaggtagagagagagcgagagagagaggtagagagaggtagagagaggtagagagaggtagagagaggtagagagaggtagagagaggtagagagagagagagcgagagagagaggtagagagaggtagagagagagcgagagagagaggtagagagagaggtagagagaggtagagagagaggtagagagaggtagagagaggtagagagagaggtagagagagaggtagagagaggtagagagagaggtagagagagagagagagagagagagagagagagagagagagagagagagagagagagagagagagagagaggtagagagagagagagagagagaggtagagagagagagagaggtagagagagaggtagagagagaggtggagagagagagagagagagagagagagagagagagagagagagagagagagagagagagagagagagagagagagaggtagagagagagagagagagagaggtagagagagagagagaggtagagagagaggtagagagagaggtagagagagagagagagagagagagagagagagagagagagagagagagagagagagagagaggtagagagagagagagagagagagaggtagagagaggtgagagagagaggtagagagagagagagaggtagagagaggtagagagagagagagagagagagagagagagagagagagagagagagagagagagagagagagagagagagagagaggtagagagagagagagagagagagagagagagagagagagagagagagagagagagagagagagagagagagagagagagagagagagagagagagagagagagagagagagagagagagagagaggtagagagagagagagagagagaggtagagagagaggtagagagagagagagagagagagagagagagagagagagagagagagagagagagagagagagagagagagagagagagagagagagagagagagagagagagagagagagagagagagagagagagagagagagagagagagagagagagagagagagagagagagagagagagagagagagagagagagagagagagagagagagagaggtagagagagagagagagagagagagcaaaagagagagagagaggtagagagagaggtagagagagaggtagagagagaggtagagagaggtgagagagaggtagagagagaggtagagagaggtagagagaggtagagagaggtagagagagaggtagagagagaggtagagagaggtagagagaggtagagagagaggtagagagaggtagagagagtagagagagagagagagagcgaggtagagagagagatagagagagagagagagagagagagagagagagagagagagagagagagagagagagagagagagagagagagagagagagagagagagagagagagagagcgaggtgaaAGAGGGGCCAGCAGCAGAACGAACCCGTCGATGATGAGGTGTTGGTAGGGGGCCTTCTGATCGCAGACAGGACACACCCAGGTGGGCTTCTTCTCATTCATCTGGAGGTAAAGCGTAGCGTCGAAACACTGGAGGTGAGAACACGTCAACGCTCTGCACGGGATCATCAGGCGCATCTTCCccagctacacaaaaacacacaggaaACAGGAAGATGAATATACATCAACATCGTGAGGACTGATAATTACATTTTAAATGGTGATTTTGATGGTGTTTCCTCTACTAATTAGCTACTTAACCCGAGTTGAATGCACTGATCGACTGTAAATCTGattaagaacgtctgctaaatgactaaaatgtaaatgactaCGTACCGGACAGAGTAGAGAGACTCGTAGACTGGTGGTCGCAATCTCACTGTCAGGGTCTGCCGTTAACTTCTCTttgactgtggagagagagagacaacacaatctCACTGTCAGGGTCTGCCGTTAACTTCTCTttgactgtggagagagagagacaacacaatctCACTGTCAGGGTCTGCTGTTAACTTCTCTTtgactgtgggagagagagagagagagagagagagagagagagagagagacaacacaatctCACTGTCAGGGTCTGCCGTTAACTTCTCTttgactgtggagagagagagagagagagagagagagagacaacacaatctCACTGTCAGGGTCTGCTGTTAACTTCTCTttgactgtggagagagagagagagagagagagagacaacacaatctCACTGTCAGGGTCTGCTGTTAACTTCTCTttgactgtggagagagagagagagagagagagagacaacacaatctCACTGTCAGTGTCTGCTGTTAACTTCTCTttgactgtggagagagagagagagagagagagagacaacacaatctCACTGTCAGGGTCTGCTGTTAACTTCTCTttgactgtggagagagagagagagagagagagagagagacaacacaatctCACTGTCAGGGTCTGCTGTTAACTTCTCTttgactgtggagagagagagagagagagagagagacaacacaatctCACTGTCAGGGTCTGCTGTTAACTTCTCTttgactgtggagagagagagagagagagacaacacaatctCACTGTCAGGGTCTGCTGTTAACTTCTCTttgactgtggagagagagagagagagagagagacaacacaatctCACTGTCAGGGTCTGCTGTTAACTTCTCTttgactgtggagagagagagagagagagagagagagacaacacaatctCACTGTCAGGGTCTGCCGTTAACTTCTCTTTGACtgtgaaagaagagagagagagacaacacaatctCACTGTCAGGGTCTGCTGTTAACTTCTCTttgactgtggagagagagagagagagagagagagagacaacacaatctCACTGTCAGGGTCTGCTGTTAACTTCTCTttgactgtggagagagagagagagagagagagagacaacacaatctCACTGTCAGGGTCTGCTGTTAACTTCTCTttgactgtggagagagagagagagagagagagagagagagagagagacaacacaatctCACTGTCAGGGTCTGCCGTTAACTTCTCTttgactgtggagagagagaagagagaagagagagagagagagagagagacacaacacacagaacacaatGAGCTGGATGTCACCAATAAAAAGAGGACATTCTCCCGTTCCCACTCCCCTAGCTTGGTGTCTTAGAGTCAGCCCCCTATGGTCATTAGGGTCTTGAGTTTTACAGTACCAACAGATCCAGGGGACCAGGCCTGGCAGCACCGTCTAATATCAGAGAGCCACCTactgagagctctggagtggtCTGGGTTGCGGATGCCTTTAGCTCGTAGCCTCTGTAGCAGGGTTGTGGACGTCTGCTGTCTCGCCAGGTACACTGCCATGGAGAAACTCTGAGATGGAAGACAAGAGAACAGGAGGGAAGTTAATGAACCACGAGGACACAAAACCATACaaatggaacagaatagaataacaTTCTCCACGCTTTGTGGCTTCACAGCAGCAACCACATAGTATACAAACACTGGTCTATATCTTATGCAACAGGTTTAGCCAACAGtttgtcagccagccagccagccaagcccagcccagcccagccaagCCCAGCCCAGCCTTAGGGTTGCAAAATACTGGTCATGTTCCCAAATTTCCCAGGTTTTCAgatatcctggttggaggattctggaTTGGTGTCCAACGTTAGATTCCTTACCCTGCCTATCTCGGAGGTCCATGACACCACGATAAGATTCCTTACCCTGCCTATCTCGGCGGTCCATGACACCACGATAAGATTCCTTACCCTGCCTATCTCGGCGGTCCATGACACCACGATAGTGTTTGGTACTGTGGTGGACAGTCTGACCAGTGACGTGATGTTGATGGGGCGACTCGGCCGTTTGGGTTCCACACCGTTTTTGGTTGGAGGAAGGTAGCTCTGAGGAAGAGGTGAAACAACAGGGTCAATGTCAGGTTGGGAAGAGCAGGACGCTAGGCTAACAACTTCCAAGaattgtgggttcaagtcccacAGGGATAACATACACTATATAATGTGTTAGCACTAGGGTAAAGACAAACCAGGATAAATGTGTTAGCACTAGGACCAGGATAAATGTGTTAGCACTTGGACCAGGATAAATGTGTTAGCACTAGGACCAGGATAAATGTGTTAGCACTAGGACCAGGATAAATGTGTTAGCACTTGGACCAGGATAAATGTGTTAGCACTTGGACCAGGATAAATGTGTTAGCACTAGGACCAGGATAAATGTGTTAGCACTTGGACCAGGATAAATGTGTTAGCACTTGGACCAGGATAAATGTGTTAGCACTTGGACCAGGATAAATGTGTTAGCACTTGGACCAGGATAAATGTGTTAGCACTTGGACCAGGATAAATGTGTTAGCACTTGGACCAGGATAAATGTGTTAGCACTTGGACCAGGATAAATGTGTTAGCACTTGGACCAGGATAAATGTGTTAGCACTTGGACCAGGATAAATGTGTTAGCACTTGGACCAGGATAAATGTGTTAGCACTAGGACCAGGATAAATGTGTTAGCACTTGGACCAGGATAAATGTGTTAGCACTTGGACCAGGATAAATGTGTTAGCACTTGGACCAGGATAAATGTGTTAGCACTTGGACCAGGATAAATGTGTTTGCACTTGGACCAGGATAAATGTGTTAGCACTTGGACCAGGATAAATGTGTTAGCACTAGGACCAGGATAAATGTGTTAGCACTAGGACCAGGATAATGTGTTAGCACTAG
Proteins encoded in this region:
- the LOC106584817 gene encoding E3 SUMO-protein ligase PIAS1 isoform X2, producing MAESAQLKQMVMSLRVSELQVLLGYAGRNKHGRKHQLLTKALHLLKAGCSPAVQMKVKELYRRRFPAKMLSPVDLALPSVHSTSSLSGGLTSLGFDSHGSPSPGSLLVPKHELGLHPVHPDVKLQRLPFYDMLDELIKPTSLASDNSQRFQETCYAFALTPQQVQQISSSMDISGTKCDFAVQVQLRFCLSETSCAQEDHFPSNLCVKVNSKPCNLPSYLPPTKNGVEPKRPSRPINITSLVRLSTTVPNTIVVSWTAEIGRVRNLIVVSWTAEIGRSFSMAVYLARQQTSTTLLQRLRAKGIRNPDHSRALIKEKLTADPDSEIATTSLRVSLLCPLGKMRLMIPCRALTCSHLQCFDATLYLQMNEKKPTWVCPVCDQKAPYQHLIIDGLFMEILNSCEDCDEIQFKEDGNWYPMRLKKEITEVSASFNGDDESCRTVESEPHRNGSSHGSTNKVVVIDLTLDSSSDDDLDDEPPLKRSCPSSLSPASPPISKGVLNLHSQVSPVARAPSMPPVETSYIPPPPPLIQDYSHYYHTPNDLDLNFFSFLQGDNHQHYNMVMAAAAAASASDDHDLLLNRFLPYSSSQMFLDQPGTPVGGSSSALAAANGGSNSGSSSSLVSSSSLRRDRDRERDSRSNAAAAVIYGSIPDVISLD
- the LOC106584817 gene encoding E3 SUMO-protein ligase PIAS1 isoform X1, whose protein sequence is MWRTWASSQEQMVMSLRVSELQVLLGYAGRNKHGRKHQLLTKALHLLKAGCSPAVQMKVKELYRRRFPAKMLSPVDLALPSVHSTSSLSGGLTSLGFDSHGSPSPGSLLVPKHELGLHPVHPDVKLQRLPFYDMLDELIKPTSLASDNSQRFQETCYAFALTPQQVQQISSSMDISGTKCDFAVQVQLRFCLSETSCAQEDHFPSNLCVKVNSKPCNLPSYLPPTKNGVEPKRPSRPINITSLVRLSTTVPNTIVVSWTAEIGRVRNLIVVSWTAEIGRSFSMAVYLARQQTSTTLLQRLRAKGIRNPDHSRALIKEKLTADPDSEIATTSLRVSLLCPLGKMRLMIPCRALTCSHLQCFDATLYLQMNEKKPTWVCPVCDQKAPYQHLIIDGLFMEILNSCEDCDEIQFKEDGNWYPMRLKKEITEVSASFNGDDESCRTVESEPHRNGSSHGSTNKVVVIDLTLDSSSDDDLDDEPPLKRSCPSSLSPASPPISKGVLNLHSQVSPVARAPSMPPVETSYIPPPPPLIQDYSHYYHTPNDLDLNFFSFLQGDNHQHYNMVMAAAAAASASDDHDLLLNRFLPYSSSQMFLDQPGTPVGGSSSALAAANGGSNSGSSSSLVSSSSLRRDRDRERDSRSNAAAAVIYGSIPDVISLD
- the LOC106584817 gene encoding E3 SUMO-protein ligase PIAS1 isoform X3, coding for MWRTWASSQEQMVMSLRVSELQVLLGYAGRNKHGRKHQLLTKALHLLKAGCSPAVQMKVKELYRRRFPAKMLSPVDLALPSVHSTSSLSGGLTSLGFDSHGSPSPGSLLVPKHELGLHPVHPDVKLQRLPFYDMLDELIKPTSLASDNSQRFQETCYAFALTPQQVQQISSSMDISGTKCDFAVQVQLRFCLSETSCAQEDHFPSNLCVKVNSKPCNLPSYLPPTKNGVEPKRPSRPINITSLVRLSTTVPNTIVVSWTAEIGRSFSMAVYLARQQTSTTLLQRLRAKGIRNPDHSRALIKEKLTADPDSEIATTSLRVSLLCPLGKMRLMIPCRALTCSHLQCFDATLYLQMNEKKPTWVCPVCDQKAPYQHLIIDGLFMEILNSCEDCDEIQFKEDGNWYPMRLKKEITEVSASFNGDDESCRTVESEPHRNGSSHGSTNKVVVIDLTLDSSSDDDLDDEPPLKRSCPSSLSPASPPISKGVLNLHSQVSPVARAPSMPPVETSYIPPPPPLIQDYSHYYHTPNDLDLNFFSFLQGDNHQHYNMVMAAAAAASASDDHDLLLNRFLPYSSSQMFLDQPGTPVGGSSSALAAANGGSNSGSSSSLVSSSSLRRDRDRERDSRSNAAAAVIYGSIPDVISLD
- the LOC106584817 gene encoding E3 SUMO-protein ligase PIAS1 isoform X4, which codes for MVGRMRFVLVLSLSVSLSLCLSVSLSASDNSQRFQETCYAFALTPQQVQQISSSMDISGTKCDFAVQVQLRFCLSETSCAQEDHFPSNLCVKVNSKPCNLPSYLPPTKNGVEPKRPSRPINITSLVRLSTTVPNTIVVSWTAEIGRVRNLIVVSWTAEIGRSFSMAVYLARQQTSTTLLQRLRAKGIRNPDHSRALIKEKLTADPDSEIATTSLRVSLLCPLGKMRLMIPCRALTCSHLQCFDATLYLQMNEKKPTWVCPVCDQKAPYQHLIIDGLFMEILNSCEDCDEIQFKEDGNWYPMRLKKEITEVSASFNGDDESCRTVESEPHRNGSSHGSTNKVVVIDLTLDSSSDDDLDDEPPLKRSCPSSLSPASPPISKGVLNLHSQVSPVARAPSMPPVETSYIPPPPPLIQDYSHYYHTPNDLDLNFFSFLQGDNHQHYNMVMAAAAAASASDDHDLLLNRFLPYSSSQMFLDQPGTPVGGSSSALAAANGGSNSGSSSSLVSSSSLRRDRDRERDSRSNAAAAVIYGSIPDVISLD